In Nitrosophilus alvini, the following are encoded in one genomic region:
- a CDS encoding copper-translocating P-type ATPase: protein MKREKNHEHIHKHNHKDMHKEHKHEEHKGDTGHDSHDHTSHIEMFKKRFWISLILTIPVLLSSEMIQKLLGFEFVYPFQKETIIFFSSIIYFYGGWPFLAGAVAEIKKKEPGMMLLIAMATSVAYFYSFISSVFLGGKDFFWELSTLVDIMLLGHWIEAKSIIGASRALEALAKIMPMSAHKIEKDEKIVEIDIKDLRPGDLVLVKPGEKIPSDGIIVKGSSTFDESMLTGESKPVFKKEGDKVVGGAVNQEGAIVVRIEKTGKDTYLSQVIELVKEAQKSRSRTQDFANRAAGLLFYAATAAAAITFVVWISIDSVAVAVERAVTVLVIACPHALGLAVPLVVAFSTSISAKKGILIRDKEAFEKAKDLDFVVFDKTGTLTEGKLKVEKAISFIEEEKLFSYAKALERNSEHSIAKAITKYCAEKGAKKYEAEQFEAIPGKGAKARINGEDIVAASPSYLKELGIEIKDLETLEEMKAGKTVIFFVINDRLAGAFILSDNVREEAKTAIEKLKALGIKTVMITGDSKEAAEYVANILKIDKVYAQVLPHEKAKIVNSLKKEGYKIAMVGDGINDAPALAAADVGMAIGAGTDVAIESADIILVKSNPLDVYNAITLSKITYRKMVQNLWWAAGYNIVAIPLAAGILMPWGIVITPAFGAILMSLSTIIVAINTQTLKSAAKLV from the coding sequence ATGAAAAGGGAAAAAAATCATGAGCATATCCATAAACATAACCACAAAGATATGCATAAAGAACACAAACATGAAGAGCATAAAGGAGATACAGGACACGATTCACACGACCATACTTCCCATATAGAGATGTTCAAAAAAAGATTTTGGATCTCTTTGATATTAACTATCCCTGTACTTCTCTCCTCAGAGATGATACAAAAACTGCTAGGGTTTGAATTTGTCTATCCTTTTCAAAAAGAGACGATTATATTTTTTTCATCGATTATATATTTTTACGGAGGCTGGCCTTTTTTGGCAGGTGCTGTTGCAGAGATAAAGAAAAAAGAGCCGGGAATGATGCTGCTTATAGCTATGGCAACAAGTGTTGCATATTTTTACTCCTTTATATCTTCTGTTTTTCTTGGAGGCAAAGATTTTTTTTGGGAACTCTCCACTCTTGTAGATATCATGCTTTTGGGGCACTGGATAGAGGCGAAAAGTATAATAGGCGCATCCAGAGCGCTTGAAGCACTTGCAAAGATTATGCCGATGAGCGCTCATAAAATAGAAAAAGATGAAAAAATTGTGGAAATTGATATCAAAGATCTCAGACCGGGAGACCTTGTTCTGGTAAAACCGGGAGAAAAAATTCCAAGTGACGGCATTATCGTAAAAGGCTCAAGTACTTTCGACGAATCGATGCTGACCGGTGAATCAAAGCCGGTTTTCAAAAAAGAAGGGGACAAAGTGGTTGGCGGTGCGGTCAATCAGGAGGGAGCCATTGTCGTCAGGATCGAAAAGACAGGGAAAGATACATATCTTTCGCAGGTGATAGAGCTTGTTAAAGAGGCTCAAAAAAGCCGGTCCAGAACACAGGATTTCGCAAACAGAGCAGCAGGTCTGCTCTTTTATGCTGCAACTGCCGCCGCGGCTATAACTTTTGTGGTATGGATTTCCATCGATTCCGTTGCGGTTGCAGTTGAAAGGGCAGTAACGGTACTTGTTATAGCTTGCCCTCACGCACTCGGTCTTGCCGTTCCGCTGGTCGTTGCTTTTTCCACATCGATTTCTGCCAAAAAAGGGATTCTGATAAGAGATAAAGAGGCATTTGAAAAAGCAAAAGATCTTGATTTTGTCGTATTTGACAAAACAGGAACATTGACTGAAGGAAAATTAAAAGTGGAAAAAGCGATATCTTTTATAGAGGAAGAAAAACTTTTCTCATATGCCAAAGCCCTAGAAAGAAACTCCGAACACTCTATCGCAAAAGCGATAACAAAATATTGTGCAGAAAAGGGTGCAAAAAAATACGAAGCCGAACAGTTTGAGGCGATTCCCGGAAAAGGAGCAAAAGCACGCATAAATGGCGAAGATATCGTTGCTGCCAGTCCTTCATATCTGAAAGAACTTGGTATCGAAATCAAAGACTTGGAGACTTTAGAGGAGATGAAAGCCGGCAAAACTGTTATATTTTTTGTTATAAACGATAGGCTTGCAGGTGCTTTTATATTGAGCGACAATGTAAGAGAGGAGGCTAAAACAGCTATTGAAAAACTCAAAGCCCTGGGAATAAAAACAGTCATGATAACCGGAGACAGCAAAGAAGCGGCGGAATATGTGGCAAATATACTAAAAATTGACAAAGTATATGCACAGGTCCTTCCCCATGAAAAAGCGAAAATTGTAAATTCATTGAAAAAAGAGGGTTATAAAATAGCAATGGTGGGTGACGGTATAAATGACGCCCCCGCTTTGGCTGCGGCTGATGTAGGTATGGCCATAGGAGCAGGAACTGACGTAGCGATAGAGAGTGCAGATATCATACTTGTAAAAAGCAATCCTCTGGATGTTTACAACGCCATAACGCTTTCGAAAATAACATACAGGAAAATGGTTCAAAACCTATGGTGGGCAGCGGGATACAACATAGTGGCCATTCCGCTTGCAGCCGGTATACTAATGCCATGGGGTATTGTTATCACTCCCGCTTTCGGAGCGATATTGATGTCACTTAGTACTATAATTGTGGCAATCAACACTCAGACATTAAAATCAGCGGCAAAACTGGTATAA
- a CDS encoding response regulator transcription factor: MKVLIAEDDVILADILEEHLKKRGFFVKVCYDGDTAVDAASKEAFDLFLLDVNMPGCSGFEFLKTFRQIKNRTPAIFITSLQSSKELKYAFEIGANDYIKKPFELEELDARISYHLGTNQKNEEIKIGEETYFYPETNSIIKKKSSYHLSPKEAQILSYFAKNRGKTISYEELAYNIWGYDEAPSEATIRVYIKNLRKILGPERIKTIKKAGYLFECI; the protein is encoded by the coding sequence ATGAAAGTATTGATAGCAGAAGATGATGTGATACTTGCCGATATCCTTGAAGAACATCTAAAAAAAAGAGGTTTTTTTGTCAAAGTCTGTTATGACGGAGATACAGCAGTGGATGCCGCTTCAAAAGAGGCATTCGACCTTTTTTTGCTGGATGTGAATATGCCCGGTTGCAGCGGTTTTGAATTTCTAAAAACTTTCAGGCAGATAAAAAATCGCACACCGGCAATTTTTATAACATCTTTACAAAGCAGCAAAGAACTGAAATATGCTTTTGAAATAGGAGCAAACGACTATATAAAAAAACCCTTCGAACTTGAAGAGCTTGACGCAAGAATCTCTTACCATCTGGGTACAAATCAAAAAAACGAAGAGATAAAAATCGGCGAAGAGACATATTTTTATCCTGAAACAAATAGTATTATCAAAAAGAAAAGCTCCTATCACCTCTCTCCGAAAGAGGCGCAGATACTCTCATATTTTGCGAAAAACCGCGGCAAAACCATCTCTTATGAAGAGTTGGCATACAATATATGGGGTTACGATGAAGCTCCCAGCGAAGCAACGATAAGAGTCTATATAAAAAATCTGAGAAAGATATTGGGACCAGAGAGAATAAAAACGATAAAAAAAGCAGGATATCTGTTTGAATGCATATGA
- a CDS encoding sensor histidine kinase: MNAYEKKSLLNFLIIYVGSTILLLGLVAWFFYKYEEQTLKSLKEAHMRSFASMAASAVIRAQMQNEHLKLPENKNFKLLLLDSEKKDILNGKKYDEIDVTKNLYTKNGRYIYIDKSAYGHLGVKYIAVLEKKNDSRIEKLQKNILLIFLGVFLFISVIAYFLGRMFLKPVKEKVESIEKFAKESAHELNTPVTALLMSAKQLENSDIDQKILKRIRASTKRIKQLYDGLSYLFLSEHEPAEKKEINLKDTVTDSIGFIKDIADTKRVTIISDLENCRVFMDEKSAFGLVGNIISNAVKYTPPGKKIEIILKKCRLVVKDEGRGIPESKINDIFKRYVRIDKSQGGFGIGLSIVKEICEKYDIKIDVHSTSEGTSFILTFPENI; the protein is encoded by the coding sequence TTGAATGCATATGAAAAAAAGTCTCTTCTGAATTTTCTTATCATATATGTAGGCTCCACCATATTGCTTTTGGGCCTTGTGGCATGGTTTTTTTACAAATACGAAGAGCAGACGCTCAAATCTTTGAAAGAGGCTCATATGAGAAGTTTTGCCTCTATGGCTGCATCTGCGGTGATCAGAGCACAGATGCAAAACGAACATCTGAAACTTCCCGAAAACAAAAACTTCAAACTTCTTCTGCTAGACAGTGAAAAAAAGGACATATTAAACGGCAAAAAATATGATGAAATTGATGTTACAAAAAATTTATACACAAAAAACGGCAGATATATCTATATAGACAAAAGCGCATATGGACATCTCGGAGTAAAATATATTGCGGTTTTGGAGAAAAAAAACGACAGCAGGATTGAAAAACTGCAAAAAAATATTCTTCTGATTTTTCTAGGTGTCTTTCTGTTTATATCTGTTATAGCATATTTTTTGGGCAGAATGTTTCTAAAACCTGTCAAGGAGAAAGTTGAATCCATAGAGAAGTTTGCCAAAGAGAGTGCACATGAGCTCAACACTCCGGTAACAGCGCTGCTTATGAGTGCAAAACAACTTGAAAACAGCGATATTGATCAAAAAATTCTAAAAAGAATAAGAGCCAGTACAAAACGTATAAAACAGCTTTATGATGGTCTTTCATACCTATTTCTTTCGGAGCATGAACCCGCTGAAAAAAAAGAGATAAATCTCAAAGATACCGTTACAGACTCTATCGGTTTCATAAAAGATATAGCCGATACCAAAAGAGTGACAATAATCTCGGACCTTGAAAACTGCAGGGTTTTTATGGATGAGAAATCGGCTTTCGGCCTGGTGGGCAATATCATATCAAATGCTGTCAAATATACTCCTCCGGGGAAAAAAATAGAAATTATTCTGAAAAAATGCCGACTGGTCGTAAAAGATGAGGGCAGAGGAATACCTGAGTCAAAAATCAACGATATCTTCAAAAGATATGTGCGTATAGACAAATCCCAGGGAGGATTTGGTATAGGTCTTAGTATAGTCAAAGAGATATGCGAAAAATATGATATAAAAATCGATGTTCACTCCACTTCTGAAGGAACCTCTTTTATACTGACTTTCCCTGAAAATATCTGA
- a CDS encoding FixH family protein: MRKTVIVLFAMLLAGTALFAAGFEKHGRAGKVDVTLVSDKPLTKGTNAVTVVLKEKNKPVNGAKVVIKVFMPEMPGMPYMEDKKKAKFLSEGKYSANINFAMRGTWQVRIYIITKDGKKYLYKGSVNI, encoded by the coding sequence ATGAGAAAAACAGTTATAGTTCTGTTCGCTATGCTTTTGGCAGGTACAGCTCTTTTTGCGGCGGGTTTCGAAAAGCATGGACGTGCAGGAAAAGTTGATGTTACTTTGGTATCGGATAAACCTCTTACAAAAGGCACGAATGCAGTGACAGTCGTATTGAAAGAGAAAAATAAGCCTGTAAACGGCGCAAAAGTAGTTATAAAAGTATTTATGCCAGAGATGCCGGGAATGCCTTATATGGAAGATAAGAAAAAGGCAAAATTTCTGAGCGAAGGAAAATACAGCGCAAATATCAATTTTGCTATGAGAGGCACCTGGCAGGTAAGAATCTACATAATAACCAAAGATGGCAAAAAATACCTATACAAAGGAAGCGTAAATATATAG
- a CDS encoding TolC family protein produces MRTFFLLLCALSLYGSSFSEIKEMIRNNPELRSLKNLAEAKNEEAVLSGKLENPSLKIFANDINLQQPFSRDIEAMQSQGIILTQKIPTAGKLDYLKNADISLKEAKEYEYELLLKRLFLEADIVTFKISAIEKKLLLLKEYNRLIDYTSRLLEQYSQSLGTPHTAIIKAEILKSNIDTQTIKLQNLKKRYLEKLSSITASKISSIEREMKIYEIKNRDFYEKKLLSHPGLKIIKKLMQAKKERINYYKAQKTPDIGVSAGYFNRENRDDYISVSLSFKLPIYGREDLKTSISMKELSSLEKIYENEKLKLRFGLRSAFIKAEDSLKRYKIVDEIIQRDLSHQMDIVIQNLAANTAMAENAVEVIEKTLKFELEKVDILYEFNSAMSEISYYSGDEL; encoded by the coding sequence ATGAGAACCTTTTTTTTACTTTTATGCGCTCTTTCATTGTATGGTTCCTCTTTTAGCGAAATAAAAGAGATGATAAGAAACAATCCCGAACTTCGCTCCCTGAAAAATCTGGCCGAAGCAAAAAATGAAGAAGCCGTACTATCAGGCAAATTGGAAAACCCCTCTTTGAAAATTTTTGCAAACGATATAAATCTTCAGCAACCTTTTTCAAGAGATATTGAAGCAATGCAATCGCAGGGTATTATATTGACCCAAAAAATTCCTACGGCCGGAAAGCTGGATTATCTTAAAAATGCGGATATTTCGCTAAAAGAGGCAAAAGAGTATGAGTATGAACTTCTTTTAAAAAGACTCTTTCTCGAGGCCGACATAGTAACTTTTAAAATCTCTGCAATAGAGAAAAAACTGCTTCTACTTAAAGAGTATAACAGGCTTATAGACTACACAAGCAGACTTTTGGAACAGTATTCACAGAGCCTCGGTACCCCTCATACCGCAATCATAAAAGCAGAAATCCTCAAATCAAATATTGATACCCAAACCATAAAACTGCAAAATCTTAAAAAAAGATATCTTGAAAAACTCTCTTCCATTACGGCATCGAAAATCAGCAGCATAGAAAGAGAGATGAAGATATACGAAATAAAAAACCGGGACTTTTATGAAAAAAAGCTCCTGTCTCATCCGGGTCTCAAAATTATAAAAAAACTGATGCAAGCAAAAAAAGAACGAATAAATTACTATAAAGCACAAAAAACACCCGACATAGGAGTCAGTGCAGGATACTTCAACAGAGAAAATCGAGATGACTACATAAGCGTGTCTCTTTCTTTCAAGCTGCCAATATACGGAAGAGAGGACCTGAAAACTTCCATAAGTATGAAGGAGCTCTCATCACTGGAAAAAATCTATGAAAACGAGAAGCTAAAACTAAGATTTGGTCTAAGAAGTGCTTTTATAAAAGCGGAGGATTCTTTGAAAAGGTACAAGATTGTCGATGAAATCATTCAAAGAGATCTATCGCACCAGATGGATATTGTTATACAAAATCTTGCAGCAAATACCGCAATGGCGGAAAATGCCGTAGAAGTTATCGAAAAAACGTTGAAATTCGAACTTGAAAAAGTAGATATTCTTTATGAGTTCAACAGTGCAATGTCTGAAATATCATACTATTCGGGAGATGAATTATGA
- a CDS encoding efflux RND transporter periplasmic adaptor subunit produces the protein MRLLILPIFLIIYLNAEILQVDQLFNIKTVKVKKADLTKESVYYGFLKVDESRFYDFTLKFEGFVEKIHADKTFKFVKKGEPLFEIYSPSVYAAIGELIKTKLFYDKSKSQNAKYMLESSKRKLELLGFSEKEIEKFAKSKHPPKSVVIRSPYEGFIFEKNINKGSFAKKGAALYKIADLGSIWMEALIYQSDISMIKKAKEAILEIDGIEKIYKGKIEEIYPFADKKNRSARLRISVKNTHHLLFPGLYAKAKIKFSKKSILVLPKSAVITKGKKHIVFVKGEFEGEYEPKIITAKPFSTSLYEILSGLKEGEEVADNALFLLDADAQINGLYGAEND, from the coding sequence ATGAGACTTTTGATTTTGCCGATTTTTCTTATCATTTATCTAAACGCAGAAATACTGCAGGTTGATCAGCTTTTCAATATCAAAACGGTTAAAGTTAAAAAAGCCGATCTTACAAAAGAGTCGGTCTATTACGGTTTTTTGAAGGTTGATGAGAGCAGATTTTATGATTTCACCCTTAAGTTTGAAGGATTCGTAGAGAAAATCCATGCTGACAAAACTTTTAAGTTTGTCAAAAAAGGAGAACCTCTCTTTGAAATATACAGCCCCTCTGTATACGCTGCCATTGGTGAACTGATAAAAACAAAACTTTTTTATGACAAATCAAAAAGCCAAAATGCAAAATATATGCTTGAGAGCTCAAAAAGAAAGCTTGAACTTTTGGGATTTTCAGAAAAAGAGATCGAAAAGTTTGCAAAATCAAAACATCCTCCCAAATCTGTCGTTATAAGATCGCCGTATGAGGGATTTATATTTGAAAAAAACATCAACAAAGGATCTTTTGCAAAAAAAGGTGCAGCTTTGTATAAGATTGCCGATCTTGGCAGCATATGGATGGAAGCTTTGATATATCAAAGCGATATATCTATGATAAAAAAAGCAAAAGAGGCAATTCTCGAGATAGACGGTATAGAAAAAATCTACAAAGGAAAGATAGAAGAGATCTATCCTTTCGCAGACAAAAAAAACAGATCGGCCAGACTCAGAATCTCTGTAAAAAACACTCATCACTTACTTTTTCCGGGTCTCTACGCAAAAGCGAAAATAAAGTTTTCGAAAAAAAGCATACTTGTACTTCCCAAAAGTGCGGTTATAACAAAAGGAAAGAAGCATATAGTTTTTGTAAAAGGTGAGTTTGAAGGCGAATATGAGCCAAAAATTATTACAGCAAAACCATTTTCCACATCTTTGTATGAGATATTGTCAGGTTTGAAAGAGGGAGAGGAAGTTGCGGACAATGCACTCTTTTTGCTTGATGCTGATGCTCAGATAAACGGACTCTACGGAGCGGAAAATGATTGA
- a CDS encoding efflux RND transporter permease subunit, translating into MIEKIIDLGIKGRFFVVLTFVLLSFVSLFLLKNLKLDALPDLSPTQVIVEVNYSGQSPSIIEDQVVYPIVTTFMGLPDVETVRALSGFENGLVYIIFKDGTDLYWARSRVLEKLSELATSLPKEAIVKLGPDATGIGWVYEYALVSKTKSLEELRSLQDYYIKYALLGVEGVSEVASLGGFVKSYEITIDHDKIREYGLTYKQIKDAVKKNNNSTGGGAVLENGFEQIIDADGYLKNTESIENIVLKNENGFALRIKDIASVNIAPMPRRGVADLNGKGEVVSGIVVMRQHANAYEVIDKIKAKLNSLQMDDVEIVEVYDRSSLIEKAIDTLKKTLTEESIIVLIIISAFLLHLRSALVIIITLPLTILLTLGLMAFLGIESNIMSLGGIAIAVGAMVDASIVMVENVHKHLAKNPDADQKSIIINAAKQVGRPVFFALILIVVSFLPIFALSGQEGKLFIPMAYTKTFAMTIGALLSILLVPLLMLWLIRGKIPGEEKNPLNRFFIWIYTPILKLFLLGRYIVIILFIASFFYLYYLYEHQKWEFMPPLNEESFMYMPVTPPGISIDLAKELTQKTDKILASFPEVKSVFGKAGRADTATDPAPLSMIETIIEFKPQTEWREGMTYEKLMNEMEETLQIPGLTNSWTYPIRGRIDMLLTGIRTPLGIKIYGNDIETLQKTAKKFEEKLSALDITSSVFAERNSSGYYIDIDIDEKALQKYSVDKDTILEIISYAVGGKKITTMIEGLERYPVKMRLDESFRNSAQALENILVPTPNGYQPLKTFAKIGYKTGPAAIKSEKGMKVSYVYITPKENISADEYKQIASKSLESIELPSGFFIEWAGQSEYLASAMQRLKLIIPATVVIILILIYFALGSVINSILVFMTLPFALLGGLWYVDFLDYNMSIAVIVGFLALLGVAAETAIVMIIYLEEARKKYPADIKKAVIEGAALRLRPKLMTVFALIAGLIPIMFAHGVGSEVMQRIAAPMIGGLVSSSVLTLLIVPVFYYMVFRDKKEGI; encoded by the coding sequence ATGATTGAAAAAATTATAGACTTGGGTATAAAGGGGCGCTTTTTTGTCGTTTTGACATTTGTGCTGCTTAGTTTCGTATCTCTGTTTCTGCTTAAAAATCTAAAACTTGATGCCCTGCCGGATCTCTCGCCGACTCAGGTTATCGTAGAGGTAAACTATTCGGGACAGTCGCCCTCCATCATAGAAGACCAGGTCGTATATCCTATAGTAACGACTTTTATGGGACTTCCAGATGTAGAGACAGTAAGAGCGTTAAGCGGTTTTGAAAATGGTCTTGTATATATCATTTTCAAAGACGGAACGGATCTTTACTGGGCAAGAAGCAGAGTTTTGGAAAAACTTTCCGAACTGGCAACTTCTTTGCCGAAAGAGGCTATAGTAAAACTGGGTCCCGATGCTACGGGAATAGGGTGGGTATACGAATATGCACTTGTTTCAAAAACCAAGTCTTTGGAAGAACTCAGGTCACTACAGGATTATTACATAAAATATGCACTGTTAGGTGTCGAGGGCGTGAGCGAAGTTGCAAGTCTTGGCGGATTTGTCAAAAGTTACGAGATAACGATAGACCATGACAAAATAAGAGAGTACGGCCTGACATACAAACAGATAAAAGATGCAGTAAAGAAAAACAACAACTCCACAGGGGGCGGTGCGGTACTGGAAAACGGATTTGAGCAGATAATCGATGCTGACGGTTATCTCAAAAACACCGAATCTATCGAAAATATTGTTTTAAAAAACGAAAACGGTTTTGCTCTGAGGATAAAAGATATCGCTTCGGTCAATATTGCACCTATGCCAAGACGGGGCGTTGCGGATTTGAACGGAAAAGGGGAGGTGGTCAGCGGTATAGTTGTCATGAGACAGCATGCAAACGCTTATGAGGTAATAGATAAAATAAAAGCAAAATTAAACAGCCTTCAAATGGATGATGTAGAGATAGTGGAAGTGTATGACAGAAGCTCCCTTATAGAAAAAGCGATAGATACACTTAAAAAGACTTTAACGGAAGAATCGATTATCGTTTTGATAATCATATCAGCTTTTCTGCTTCATCTAAGAAGCGCTCTTGTTATTATCATAACTCTTCCGCTGACGATTCTTCTGACACTGGGACTAATGGCATTTCTTGGCATAGAATCAAATATCATGTCACTCGGAGGAATAGCCATAGCTGTAGGAGCTATGGTCGATGCATCTATTGTCATGGTGGAAAATGTACACAAACATCTGGCCAAAAATCCGGATGCCGATCAAAAAAGTATTATTATCAATGCCGCAAAACAGGTCGGACGGCCCGTCTTTTTTGCCCTGATTTTGATAGTTGTCTCTTTTTTGCCTATATTTGCGCTGTCAGGACAGGAGGGAAAACTCTTTATTCCGATGGCTTACACTAAAACTTTTGCCATGACAATAGGCGCGCTTTTGTCTATTTTGCTAGTGCCGCTGCTTATGCTTTGGCTTATACGCGGCAAAATTCCAGGCGAAGAGAAAAACCCGCTGAACAGGTTTTTTATTTGGATATATACACCGATACTCAAACTTTTTCTGCTCGGAAGATATATAGTTATTATACTTTTTATAGCATCGTTCTTTTATCTTTATTATCTGTATGAACATCAAAAATGGGAATTTATGCCGCCTCTTAATGAAGAGAGTTTTATGTATATGCCTGTTACGCCTCCGGGAATTTCCATAGATCTGGCAAAAGAGCTGACACAAAAAACGGATAAAATTCTTGCAAGTTTTCCGGAAGTAAAAAGTGTCTTTGGTAAAGCGGGCAGGGCAGATACTGCAACAGACCCTGCTCCTCTTTCGATGATAGAAACCATTATAGAGTTCAAACCCCAGACCGAATGGAGAGAGGGTATGACATATGAAAAACTGATGAACGAAATGGAAGAGACTCTTCAGATACCGGGACTTACAAACTCATGGACGTACCCTATAAGAGGAAGGATTGATATGCTTCTTACAGGTATCAGAACACCTCTCGGGATAAAAATATATGGAAACGACATTGAGACTCTTCAAAAAACGGCAAAAAAATTCGAAGAAAAACTCTCGGCTTTGGATATAACAAGCTCCGTTTTTGCGGAAAGAAACAGCAGCGGATACTATATAGACATTGATATTGACGAAAAAGCGCTTCAAAAGTATTCTGTTGACAAAGACACCATACTTGAAATCATTTCATACGCCGTAGGAGGCAAAAAAATAACAACCATGATAGAAGGGCTTGAAAGATATCCTGTAAAAATGAGGCTTGATGAGAGCTTCAGAAACAGCGCCCAGGCGCTTGAAAATATACTTGTTCCTACTCCTAACGGCTATCAGCCGCTAAAAACTTTTGCAAAAATAGGTTATAAAACAGGACCCGCCGCAATAAAGAGCGAAAAGGGGATGAAAGTCTCATACGTTTATATAACGCCCAAGGAAAACATCAGTGCTGACGAATACAAACAGATTGCATCAAAATCTCTTGAGAGTATAGAACTTCCTTCAGGATTTTTTATAGAGTGGGCAGGGCAGAGCGAATATCTTGCTTCTGCAATGCAAAGACTGAAGCTTATAATTCCGGCTACGGTTGTAATTATACTGATTCTTATCTATTTTGCTCTAGGTTCTGTCATAAACAGTATACTTGTCTTTATGACTCTTCCGTTTGCACTGCTTGGCGGTCTTTGGTATGTTGATTTTCTAGATTACAATATGAGTATCGCTGTCATTGTCGGTTTTCTGGCTCTTTTGGGCGTCGCTGCAGAGACGGCAATAGTTATGATCATATACCTCGAAGAGGCAAGAAAAAAATATCCGGCAGACATAAAAAAAGCTG